CCGGGGGGGTCGGGGGGGGCGCCGGGGTGGGTGTCCCTACAACACCCCCCCTGGGGGGGGGGGGGGGGGCCCCCCCCCCCCCCCCCCCCCCGCCTCCTGGAAGTAGGCCGCCAACGATTCCGGAAGGCCGACATGGACGACCAATCGGACGTCCGGTCGGTCTATACCCATGCCGAAGGCATTCGTGGCCACCATGACACGGCATCGGGCCCGCATCCAATCCGCTTGGTGGCGCTCCTTCTGCCCGGTCCGCAGGCCTCCATGGTAGTGTGTGGCTGAAACACCGGCCCGTTCCAGCCGATCCGCCCATCGTTCAACGCCCACCCGCGTGCTGTCGTACACAATGGCTGGCCCCGGGACCGCCTCCAGGATGTCAAGCAGTCGATGCATGGGGTCGGCCACATGGAACACCGAGAACGTCAGGTTCGACCGGTCGCAGCTCCCTGTCCACCGGAAGAGCCGCCCCCTGCCAGGCCTCTTTCCCAACCCCAGCCCTCCTTTCACCCTCTTTCCCAACCCCAAGCCCCGGATCATGTCGCGCTGGACGGCCGGTGTAGCCGTCGCCGTGAGGGCCATGAGGGGGATGATTTTGGGCTGTTCACCCTTCAAACTCCCCAGCTCCGTCCGGAACGGACCGATCCGGCGGTACGACGGCCGGAAGGTGAGCCCCCACTCGCTCACGCAGTGCGCCTCGTCCACCACGAGCAGCCGGACATCCAGGTGTCGCAGGAGGCGCCGGAACGCTTTCGAAGGAAGGCGTTCCGGCGCCAGGAAGACGAAGAATGGCTCCGACCGCCGCGCGAAGGACAGGATGGTCCGGTACAGCAACGGAGAGACCTGCCCGGCGAGCGCGAACGCCGGAATGCCCCTGCCGACCAGTCCGGCGACCTGGTCGGCCATGAGCGCAACCAACGGGGATATCACGAGCGTACACCCCCCTCGCAGCAGCCCCGCCATCTGGTAACAGATGGACTTCCCGGACCCCGTAGCCAACAGGGCCAGCACATCGCGCCCGTGGACAGCCGGAGCAATCACCTCCCACTGGCCCGGACGGAACGCATCGTAGTGCCAATAGTGGCGCAGCAATGCCTGTGCTTGCTCACGGCCACCGCCGGAGCGCATCCACCACGTCTTCTGCCACATCCTTTGCACGCCGGTCCCCAGTATCCACCAGAATATCCGCTTGTTCGTAGACCGGAGATCGTGTGGCCAGCAGGGATACCACGCGCTCCCGCAACGCGGGACCCGTCAACATCCGGCCGTGTGCATCCAACAGCAGCGGACGCGTTCCGGCCCTGCGTGCCAATCGTCGGCAGAGTACATCCACGGGCGCGCGCAGGCCCACCAGGACCCCTTGCTCCTTGCAGAAGGCGAGATTCCGGGGATTCATGATGGTCCCACCGCCGAGCGACACCACCACGCCCTCCAAGCCGGAGGTCGCCTGCAGGGCCTGCTGCTCCGCATCCCGGAAAGCCTGCTCACCAAGCACATCGAAGATGGCCGGAATGGACATGCCCTCGGTCTCCATGATCATCCTGTCCAGATCCATGGAGTCATACCCCAGCAATTGTGCAACATGCGGCGACACGGCCGATTTGCCGGATCCCATGAAACCGGTCATGTAGATCCGTTTCCGACGCACGTGAACGCTAAATTCCGACATGATTCCGCAACAATGGATCCTTCAGTATGCCGACCTACCGGCTGGACATAGAATACGATGGTACGGATTGGAGCGGTTGGCAGATCCAACCGGATCGTCCGACCATCCAGGAAGCCATTGAACGCGCATTGCGGACGGCCGTTCGATTGGAAGACCTGTCCATCACGGGTTCCGGACGCACCGATGCGGGCGTCCACGCATCGGGCCAGGTAGCCCACTTTTCAACAGAGGCCGTGTTGGATCCGGTACGACTGAAGGCGAGCCTGAACGGCCTCGTCCCCCGCAGCATTGCCATCCGTGGGGTGTGCCATGTCGCGGACGACTTCCACGCCCGTTTCCAGGCACGCTGGCGACGCTATCGTTACCGCATTTCCGTTGAACCCATCGCGCTGGAACGCTCCTTCGTCTGGTATGTACGGCCTGAACCGGACTTCACCGCCATGAATTCCGCCGCCGCCCTGTTCATCGGACAGCACGATTTCTCTTCATTCTGTCGCACGAAATCGGAAACCACCAACCGCCGATGTCACGTATATGAGGCGTCCTGGTCGGCCGGACCGTATCCTGGCCGCTGGGATTTCGTCGTGCGGGCGGATCGGTTCCTGCATGGCATGGTCCGCTCCATGGTCGGCACCCTTCTCGACATCGGGCACCACAAACACGAACCAACCGTTATCCCTCATATCCTTGATGCCACGGACCGGACCCTCGCGGGTCCCGCGGCCCCGGCCCATGGCCTGGTCCTGGAAGCCGTGGGCTACGAACCATGAAACCTGTGAACATGCCGTCCCTGTTGTTGTTTTTCCTGCTGTTGCTTGGATGCAACACCGACACTGCTACGCCACCCTCAACCACGATCGAGGTGGTTTCCCCCGACCTTGCGCGGGCCTTGCCGGACTCCACGTTGGAATTGACCCTCCGGGTGACCGCCGAACGGAACGTGACGCGCGTGACCGTGAACTCGGTACCCATGGTGCGCGAGGACGCCGACGCATTGTGGTCCGGCAACGTTCCGTTGACCGGAGGTCTGAATACATTGAACATGGAAGTCTGGAGCGACGCTGAGGTCCTCCTCTCCGAGGAAACCCACACCTTGGTGGCCCGGGCCGAAGTGCGCGTCAATGAGGACAATACGCTGCCGTTCTACATGGGTGGTCACACGTTGACGCCGGTAACCAACGACTGGCTCATTCTTACGGGTGGGTCGTTCGGTGCAGGCGGCGAGGGGTACAATGACATCCACTTCCGCCCGGACGATCTTCCCCTTTTCGTACCGGATCAGAAAGGCATGGCCGCCGTGCGTGTCGGCCATACCGCCCTTGCGCTACCGGATGACCGCGTGATCGTGCTGGGCGGTGGCACGGCGGGCAACATCACCGATCCATCCGAGCTCGTCGAGATCGTGGAAATCGTCCAGAAAGAAGGGTATGCCATGGAAATTCCGGTCATCGGTGATCCCATCCGGCGCATGTATCATACCGCCAGCCTCAAGACCGGCGAAAACGGCACCTTCATAACACTCTTCGGCGGCCGCGGCGATGTCCAATACACGCCTGTGCCCGAGCTCGGCATCCGCAATGATGTTCGCCTGTTCGAACTCAGGAACGATACGCTCTTTGCCCGCACTACCGCCATCGGCCCCGGCATCGAGCCCATGGCCGGCCATGTCCAGGTCGCGCTGGACGATGCGCCGCTGGGCGAACACCGTCGGTACCTGGTCCACGGCTTCCGCATGGGAGACACCCTGGTCCCCGAAACCATGATCTTCGACGAGGATACCGAAGCAGGATTGCTGTTCGCATCCGCCCCGGGACCGGCGCACCCCCGCTTGCGGAGCGCCGCCGTTCATATACCTGGAGTGGGGGCCGCGCTCTTCGGCGGGCGTTCAGCCGACGGCTCGGAAATGATTTCCGAGATCGAACTGTTCGTGGAGGCGGCCAACCGCTTCTTCTCCATCCCGGTCGTCGGAGAGCTCATGCCGCAGCCACGATTCGGCCATACGGCCACGCGATTGGCCGACGGGCGTATTATCCTGGTCGCCGGATTCGACGAAACCAATGCCCCACGACGTGACGTGGACATCCTCACCCTTACCTTCTGAGTCCATGGACCCTGTAACCCTGCGCATACCCTCCGAAACGGCCCAGCTCAACCAGGTGATTGTCCACACCCCGGGTGCCGAAATGGACCTGGTTTCGCCCGTGAATCGGGAAGAACTGTTGTTCGAGGACATCCTGTTCGTCAGCCATGCCCGTAAAGAGCATGAACTGATGTGCCGGGTGTTCGAGAAAGTAATCGGATCGGACGGTTCGGTCGTCCAGATATCAACCCTGCTCCGGGAGTCCCTCGAGATGGCCGATGCACGCGAGCGGTTCGTGGAGGAGTTGTGTGCCGTATCGCCGGGCCGCAACCTGCAGGCCTACGCAGATGACCTGAAACGTCTCTCTCCTGACGAGTTGACCCATTTTGCCCTGGCCGGCAAGAGCTCGCTGCCCATCAACGCGCTGCCGCTGCCGAATTTGTTGTTCATGCGGGACCTGGCCGCCGTGGTGGGTGATCACATTGTCCTGAGCCACGCGGCCACCTCTGCCCGGGCACGGGAGAGCGTCATCATGAACGTGGTGGTCCAACACCACGGTGCATTCGAAGCCTATCGGGACCGGATCGTGACCCTCCCTCCCGGACTCACCTTCGAGGGTGGGGATTTGCTGGTCGCATCGGAAGACACCGTGCTCATTGGGAGTTCCGAACGCACGTCGTTCGGGGCGGTCGTGGCGGTAGCCCGGCAGCTGTTCGCCCGCACGCCCATCCGGAATGTCATCATGGTGAACCTGCCGAAGGAGCGCTCCTGTATGCATCTCGATACGGTGTTCACGTTTGCATCGCCGACGGAATGCGTGGTCTTCCCGCCTCTCATCGAGACCTCCGGGCTGCACAACGTGTTGCACATCACGCCG
This genomic stretch from Rhodothermales bacterium harbors:
- a CDS encoding RecQ family ATP-dependent DNA helicase → MWQKTWWMRSGGGREQAQALLRHYWHYDAFRPGQWEVIAPAVHGRDVLALLATGSGKSICYQMAGLLRGGCTLVISPLVALMADQVAGLVGRGIPAFALAGQVSPLLYRTILSFARRSEPFFVFLAPERLPSKAFRRLLRHLDVRLLVVDEAHCVSEWGLTFRPSYRRIGPFRTELGSLKGEQPKIIPLMALTATATPAVQRDMIRGLGLGKRVKGGLGLGKRPGRGRLFRWTGSCDRSNLTFSVFHVADPMHRLLDILEAVPGPAIVYDSTRVGVERWADRLERAGVSATHYHGGLRTGQKERHQADWMRARCRVMVATNAFGMGIDRPDVRLVVHVGLPESLAAYFQEAGGGGGGGPPPPPPGGVL
- a CDS encoding shikimate kinase, whose product is MSEFSVHVRRKRIYMTGFMGSGKSAVSPHVAQLLGYDSMDLDRMIMETEGMSIPAIFDVLGEQAFRDAEQQALQATSGLEGVVVSLGGGTIMNPRNLAFCKEQGVLVGLRAPVDVLCRRLARRAGTRPLLLDAHGRMLTGPALRERVVSLLATRSPVYEQADILVDTGDRRAKDVAEDVVDALRRWP
- the truA gene encoding tRNA pseudouridine(38-40) synthase TruA is translated as MPTYRLDIEYDGTDWSGWQIQPDRPTIQEAIERALRTAVRLEDLSITGSGRTDAGVHASGQVAHFSTEAVLDPVRLKASLNGLVPRSIAIRGVCHVADDFHARFQARWRRYRYRISVEPIALERSFVWYVRPEPDFTAMNSAAALFIGQHDFSSFCRTKSETTNRRCHVYEASWSAGPYPGRWDFVVRADRFLHGMVRSMVGTLLDIGHHKHEPTVIPHILDATDRTLAGPAAPAHGLVLEAVGYEP
- a CDS encoding arginine deiminase family protein, which gives rise to MDPVTLRIPSETAQLNQVIVHTPGAEMDLVSPVNREELLFEDILFVSHARKEHELMCRVFEKVIGSDGSVVQISTLLRESLEMADARERFVEELCAVSPGRNLQAYADDLKRLSPDELTHFALAGKSSLPINALPLPNLLFMRDLAAVVGDHIVLSHAATSARARESVIMNVVVQHHGAFEAYRDRIVTLPPGLTFEGGDLLVASEDTVLIGSSERTSFGAVVAVARQLFARTPIRNVIMVNLPKERSCMHLDTVFTFASPTECVVFPPLIETSGLHNVLHITPGDDPLGFSCRIQDSLHSALEMVLDRKITFIPCGGHDPLSQQREQWTDGANLFAIAPGVVIGYERNARTFDELARLGYRVVTAQGFLSYYEESSFKASEKIAIKLDGHELSRGRGGPRCMTMPLARTEP